ATCCCCTCCAGGAGACCTTTGTCGAGGAAGGGGCTGTTCAGTGCGGTTTCTGCACTTCAGGGATGATTCTCTCGGCCAAGGCCCTGCTCGACAGCAATCCGAGCCCCACCACGGAAGAGGTCAAGGATGCCATCCGAGGCAATCTCTGCCGTTGTACGGGATACGTAAACATCGTTCGGGCCATAAAGGTAGCTGCCGAGAAGATGAGAAAACCCGACAGTGAGTGAACCCTGCCCTGCCTTCAGCGCTTTCACTCCGACCGGGAGACCTACGGAATTTTCCGGAGTTTTCCGGCTCTTCGATCGAGATTCTTGGAGTTTGTTGGCTTTACCGTCGGTTCTTTTCTTGGCAGGATGATGCCGCTGATTCTTTCCGGCCGCCCTCTGCGGGCGCTCCGCTGATTTTACAGTTCTGTTCGGGGAGACAGGCGCGGCCGAAAGGTGGGAAGACTCCAGAAGTTTTTCGTTGACAAGGGCCGGCGAAATTCTATATAAAGCTCTTCATCTTTTTTCGGGCTTCGCCTTCGCGGTTTTAATAGGGTTGCCCCTCTTTAGGGGTGCCCATCCAGATTCGTTGGTCTCAGAAAGGAGATATTCCATGGGAGACTTCTATGAAGAGTATGTGAAAAGAACCCCGACTTCCGGCAAGGAGGCAGCCAGGGCTCAGGCGATCATTCCTGGAGGGGTTGGAAGCGCGATCCAGTTCTGGGCACCCTATCCTATCTTTGTCAGGGATAGCAAGGGAGCCTATGTGTGGGATCTCGACGGGAACCGTTACATCGACTACTGCATGTGTTATGCTGCCATGGTTCCAGGACATGCCAACCCGGTCATTGCAGAGGCCATCAACGAGCAGACCCGGAAGGGGACTCTTTACGGGCTCTGCGGCACCACGGCGACAGACCTTGCCGAGGAGATACACCGGCGCTACCCGGTTATGGAGATGATCCGGTTCACCCAGTCCGGTGTGGAGGCGACCATGTATGCGGTCCGCCTGGCGCGGGCTGCAACCAACAAGATGGGAGTGATCAAGGTGGAGGGAGCGTACCACGGTGCCAGTGATGTGCTCATGGTGAGCTGTGCGGTGCCCTCCAACACGCCCGCCGGTCCCGACTGGATGCCGTCGGCCATCGTCGAGAGTGCCGGGATCCCGTCCGGTGCTACGGATCACACCCATATCGTTCAGTTCAATCACCTGGAAAGCTTGGAGTATCAACTGAAAAAGCACGAGGGAGAGATCGCCTGTTTTATTCTCGAGCCCTGTATGACCAACGGAGGTGTGATCCCTCCTGAACCCGGCTATCTCGAAGGTGTCCGTGACCTGACCAGGAAATACAACGTGCTCCTCATCTTCGACGAGGTGAAGGTGGGATGCCGGATCGCGGAAGGCGGGGCTTGTCAAAAGTATGGGATCGAACCCGATCTGGTAACCCTTGCAAAGGCGATCGGAGGGGGCACGCCTCTTGGTGCCTTTGGGGGCAGGCGTGACCTCATGAACCTTATTTCGCCCTTGGGACCGGCGGTCCACTTCGGCACGTACAATGCGAATCCCCTCACCACGGCGGCAGGCCTCGCCTGTCTGAAGAAGGTGATGACCCCTGAGGCCTACAAGAGGATGGACAGATTGGGAGACAAGTACGCTAAAGGTCTGGACGGAATAGTCAACCGCCTTGGTCTGCCCGCCTCTGTCACCCACGAAGGGCCTCTGGGAGGCATCCAGTTTGTTCCTGAGAAGCCCCGCACCTATCGCCAGGCGAACCAGTGCAACAAAGAGATGTGGCGGCAGTACTGGTACGGCATGTTGAGCAAGGGGGTCATCCCCATGGGCAGCGGGTGGTTTGAGGAGTATTCGATCTCGGTTGCCCATACCGACGAGGATATCGATGAGACCCTCAACATCACGGAGGACGTGCTGAAGGTCATAAAAGAGAAAATGTGAAAATGGAAACAGTTGGCGGCGGTACACAGAACCGGGCTTGGACAGACTATCTTCGGGAGATCTATACCATCCAGGCGGTGTGTCTCAAGCCCTGCAACGGCCCTGGGAAAGATGGAATCCCACACCTCAATATTCTATTGTCCTCTCTTATCCTTTCCAGAGAGCAGATCGACAGGATTGTCGAGATACTGAGGGAGAGCATCACCGCGACCATGGATGATCTCGTACGGGAAGGCTTGTGGAACGGCTGAGACAGGCTGCGGCCCTTGGCTCTGACTCGTTCAAGAACTCTGAAGATACGAGGTCGGCTCTTTGGAGGTTGCTCGGCCTTCACTGTTTTTTCCCCAGATAGGCACTTCTTAGCTCTTCGTCGTTCAAGAGCTCCCGCGACGGTCCCTGGGCGACGGTTCTGCCGGTATGCAGGACAAAGCCGTAGTCTGAGACCTTCAGGGCGAGCCGTGCATTCTGCTCCACGAGGACGATGGTTATACCTTGCTTTCTCAATTCCACCAGGGCCTTCAGGATCTCCCGAACAAACAGAGGGGCCAGGCCCAGGGAGGGTTCGTCCAGGAGAAGCAGTTGCGGTCTGGCCATGAGGGCCCGACCGATTGCGAGCATCTGTTGCTCTCCGCCGCTCAGGGTAGCTGCCTTCTGCCTGGCTCTTTCCCTGAGGATCGGGAAGAGCCGGTAGACCGTGTCGAGGTTTTCCTGGATCAGGTTGTTTCTTTCCCGTTGGGAATACCTGTAGGTTCCCAGCTTCAAGTTGTCCAGAACCGGGAGGGGGCCAAAAAGCTGCCTTCCCTCAGGGACGAGGCCGATGCCGCTCTTTACGATCTGGTGGGTCGGCAATCTCGTTATGTCTTTTCCATGGTAAGTTATTTTGCCCGAGCGGGCCTGGACCAATCCCATGACCGTCT
This window of the Deltaproteobacteria bacterium genome carries:
- a CDS encoding aspartate aminotransferase family protein — encoded protein: MGDFYEEYVKRTPTSGKEAARAQAIIPGGVGSAIQFWAPYPIFVRDSKGAYVWDLDGNRYIDYCMCYAAMVPGHANPVIAEAINEQTRKGTLYGLCGTTATDLAEEIHRRYPVMEMIRFTQSGVEATMYAVRLARAATNKMGVIKVEGAYHGASDVLMVSCAVPSNTPAGPDWMPSAIVESAGIPSGATDHTHIVQFNHLESLEYQLKKHEGEIACFILEPCMTNGGVIPPEPGYLEGVRDLTRKYNVLLIFDEVKVGCRIAEGGACQKYGIEPDLVTLAKAIGGGTPLGAFGGRRDLMNLISPLGPAVHFGTYNANPLTTAAGLACLKKVMTPEAYKRMDRLGDKYAKGLDGIVNRLGLPASVTHEGPLGGIQFVPEKPRTYRQANQCNKEMWRQYWYGMLSKGVIPMGSGWFEEYSISVAHTDEDIDETLNITEDVLKVIKEKM
- a CDS encoding ABC transporter ATP-binding protein, whose amino-acid sequence is MSDVLLDVTDLNTYYGHIYALKNVSIKVEEGSLVSIIGANGAGKSTFLKTVMGLVQARSGKITYHGKDITRLPTHQIVKSGIGLVPEGRQLFGPLPVLDNLKLGTYRYSQRERNNLIQENLDTVYRLFPILRERARQKAATLSGGEQQMLAIGRALMARPQLLLLDEPSLGLAPLFVREILKALVELRKQGITIVLVEQNARLALKVSDYGFVLHTGRTVAQGPSRELLNDEELRSAYLGKKQ